From Quercus lobata isolate SW786 chromosome 1, ValleyOak3.0 Primary Assembly, whole genome shotgun sequence, one genomic window encodes:
- the LOC115976526 gene encoding beta-glucosidase 24-like, whose protein sequence is MAFQGYPILGLLALLGLLINVIAVTPSYDTTSLNRSSFPRGFIFGTASAAAYQQEGAAKEDGKGPSIWDTYTHRYPGRIKDGSNGDVAVDQYHRYKEDVGIMKEMGLDAYRFSISWSRVLPKGKLCEGVNKEGIKYYNNLINELLANGLQPFVTLFYWDLPQALEDEYGGFLSSHIVDDFRDYAELCFKEFGDRVKHWTTLNDPWSYSLGGYAYGALAPGRCSDWQQLGCIGGDSRTEPYLVSHNHLLAHASAVKVYKQKYQVAQKGIIGITVAVNWMVPFSDARQDKIAARTALDFMYGWFMDPLTNGDYPHSMRYLVGDRLPKFTKEQSKLVNGSFDFLGLNYYTANYAAYQDYSKAENASYITDSQANLSSDRNGIPIGPEAASNWLYVYPTGIRDLLLYTKIKYHNPLIYITENGVDEFNDASLSLEEALEDYHRIDYYYSHLHYLHSAIKDGVNVKGFFAFSLLDKFEWDVGYSVRFGINYVDYKNGLNRHRKLSAHWFKNFLKK, encoded by the exons ATGGCATTTCAAGGCTATCCAATCTTAGGCCTCCTAGCTCTTCTTGGCTTATTGATTAATGTCATTGCTGTTACACCAAGCTATGACACTACTTCACTCAATCGGAGTAGTTTTCCaagaggttttatttttgggacagcatcagcagcagcttATCAG CAAGAAGGTGCAGCAAAAGAAGATGGTAAAGGACCAAGTATATGGGACACTTACACTCATAGATAtccag GTAGGATAAAGGATGGTAGCAATGGAGATGTAGCTGTCGATCAATATCATCGGTACAAG GAAGATGTTGGGATTATGAAAGAGATGGGTTTAGATGCATATAGATTCTCAATATCATGGTCCCGAGTACTACCAA AAGGAAAACTATGCGAGGGTGTGAACAAAGAAGGAATCAAATACTACAACAACCTAATCAATGAGCTACTAGCCAATG GTCTACAACCCTTTGTGACCCTCTTCTACTGGGATCTTCCTCAGGCATTGGAAGATGAGTATGGTGGTTTTTTAAGCTCTCATATTGT GGATGATTTTCGGGATTATGCTGAGCTTTGCTTTAAGGAATTTGGTGATCGTGTTAAGCATTGGACCACACTAAATGATCCATGGAGCTACAGTCTAGGTGGTTATGCATACGGGGCGTTAGCACCAGGTCGATGTTCTGATTGGCAACAGTTAGGTTGCATCGGTGGAGATTCCAGGACAGAGCCGTATTTGGTGTCACACAATCATCTTCTTGCTCATGCATCCGCTGTCAAAGTGTACAAGCAAAAATATCAG GTAGCACAGAAAGGCATTATAGGTATAACCGTAGCTGTAAACTGGATGGTGCCATTTTCTGATGCGAGGCAAGACAAAATTGCCGCACGAACAGCGCTTGATTTCATGTATGGATG GTTTATGGATCCCCTAACCAATGGTGACTATCCACATAGCATGCGATATCTAGTTGGCGATCGATTACCCAAATTCACGAAAGAGCAATCTAAGCTAGTAAATGGTTCATTTGATTTTCTAGGGCTAAACTACTATACTGCTAATTATGCAGCCTATCAAGATTACTCCAAAGCTGAAAACGCAAGCTACATAACAGACTCGCAAGCTAATCTTTCTT CTGATCGAAATGGGATCCCCATTGGTCCAGAG GCTGCTTCAAATTGGCTCTATGTCTATCCAACTGGAATTCGAGACCTTCTGTTATACACAAAGATAAAGTATCACAACCCACTAATTTATATTACCGAGAATG GAGTTGATGAGTTCAATGATGCCTCCTTGTCGCTTGAGGAAGCCCTTGAAGACTACCACAGAATTGATTATTACTATAGTCATCTTCACTATCTTCATAGTGCTATCAA gGACGGTGTTAATGTGAAAGGATTCTTTGCGTTTTCATTGTTGGACAAGTTTGAATGGGATGTAGGTTACAGTGTTCGGTTCGGCATCAATTATGTAGACTACAAAAATGGGCTAAACAGACATCGCAAATTGTCCGCCCATTGGTTTAAGAATTTCCTCAAGAAATAG